The genomic interval CCAAGGTAAATATTGATGGAATTTGTTTTACCCCAATATAAAAGTCAGCAGTTTTGGCTCAtctttcaaaatattaaaatctgtTCTTGCTTATATAAGATTTGTTAATGGTTGTGCCTCAAGTATGATAACTGTATGATTTATTTCTATAGGTCCTTATTACTGTGGAGTGGGTGCAGATAAAGCCTATGGAAGAGATGTCGTTGAGGCCCATTACAGAGCATGTCTTTACGCTGGAGTTCAGATCTGTGGCACCAATGCTGAAGTTATGCCTGCACAGGTAAATATCACTAAAATATTTTTGGAGGTGGATTTGTTTTACCAAAGGAGCTACTCTAATTTGGTCTTTCATTTTAATccattgtatttgtttaatcATGTGTGAAATTCTCTTTACAGTGGGAATTCCAGGTGGGTCCTTGTGAAGGTATCAGCATGGGAGACCACCTGTGGATGGCTCGTTTTATCTTGCACAGGGTTTGTGAAGACTTTGGTGTTGTGGTCTCGTTTGACCCCAAACCAATCACAGGCAACTGGAATGGAGCTGGATGCCACACTAACTTCAGCACAAAGGAGATGCGGGAAGAAGGAGGCCTGAGGTATGTTTGTGGAAAGCCTGTTTTACTATTATAAAGTAATGCAAATATATAAAGCAGGTTAAACACACATTGAAGTACTTTaacttaattttaaaaaggACTCTAGGAATACGTTCCATCATAAACTGTACTACAGAGGAATTTTTAGTACATCAAGTATCAAAGTCCTGTTAGCCTTTTGGATCATTTTTGGATAAAATGCAATGGAAGTGGGACAAATGGCCAAAGAGCTGAATCAACAGAATGAATCCTAAAATATGATAATGAGACTGTTAGTGGAACAGAGTAGAAGGTGTATACAACTcgttttaaaaactaaaaactaTTTGTACTATGTGTAATTTAGttatcatttaaatgtttttatttatttcaatatttattttttttttttttggctgcagGCATATTGAGGAGGCCATTGAAAAGTTGAGCAGAAGACATCAGTACCACATCCGTGCCTATGATCCTAAAGGGGGATTGGACAATGCCAGGCGCCTCACTGGTCATCATGAAACCTCCAACATAAATGAGTTCTCTGCTGGGGTGGCTAACCGTGGTGCTAGCATTCGTATCCCTCGCTCTGTGGGCCAAGATAAACGAGGGTATTTCGAAGACCGCCGTCCATCAGCCAACTGTGACCCTTATGCTGTTACTGAAGCCCTTATTCGCACATGTCTGCTCAGTGAGGAAGGAGAGCAGCCAGTGGAATACAAATAAACTTTTCCATGCGTCTCTTTTTAAGAGCTCATTCTTTTCGAGGGTACATGCATTTTTGTACTGTAATCTGTGGTTTTTACTGAAGCCTTGTATTTAGGTGACTGGTCAATCTAATACAGGGAGGGACTAGAAGATACACTCTTTATCTAGAGTCTTTTTAAATGTCTATTGGGCCAGTATGTCCCAAATTTTAAGTGTGCTCACTGCCATTTTTCCCCCAGAGTTTTAAGTTGTTGCTACAGATTTGTTGTTACTTTCAGATGCTGGCTGAAACCTAGTGTAATAAAGACTTGGTGGAAGTTTTCTGCTCCACTTGTATAATAACTAGTATTTAGTAGTTTTTATACATGGACAACTCATTTTTGAGCTTGTGATGcattttaacatgttttttttttctttgttttgttttaattattattatatcagcTAACACTATGGAATCAATTAGGGCCAACGTGTCCTGAATCTGAAACCAATATATACAACTGAAAATACCTCAAATTTCTAAATATTTGTGGGGAAAAACCCAGACttcattcaaaaatatttaaattgaaatatttctgtttcaactttttgtggcttttttccccccaaatgAACAAAATATCTGGCCCTGATTTGGATCTATGTAACAGATTTACCCTTATTTTTAAATGGGATTCAGATCACTGATTTTTATGTTCTGTTGGGGTCCAAGATGCATTggttattttttacatttgtaaaatgtGGAATATTTCCTTTTCTTGCCTAATAAAATCTATTTAGTATTCTATTCGTACAGTGTTTCTTTtattacagaaaatgtaatgtatattaCTGTCAGCAgttcattaaaacacatttatatctggtaagttttttttttttttttttttccattcatttcatattttttatgaTAATGAAGATGACAGACTTGGCAAAGGGGTGggtattttttaatgtgaatcTAACATACAAACATGCTGTTTGCCCAATTACCTGCCTGACATTGCTAGAGTACAAGGTGATTTGACTTGATTTGATGtgaaaatatgcatttttaagTAAGACAGGAATTCCTTTTAACAATATTTaggaaatatttatatttcttatagAGAGCTAGGGTAAAATTAATTTTGTACAGGACATCATAGGAACTTTGCATATTGGAATTTTGAGATAATTTAGTGGCAGGGAATCCATGTGACATGTCTGGAGAAGTCAGGTCTCTAGCGGGAGTCTGGTACCTTTTGTCAATTAATGCGGCAAGAAACGCCTACTACTGCAGAAAAGATCTGACTGACATGGAAAAGGACCAGTCATAAGCTTCTATTTTGGCACGACACAGAGCAGGCAGATAGCCAGTCAGAATGCAACTAGCAGAATCCTGACACCAAATTAATGCACTGAAGGTATAAGACTTTCTTGTGGGtggagcgtctgtggctgagactagaaTCACAACTTTATGGTACCTGGAGTAACAATCTGAATTTAGCAGAATAATAGCCTAGGGATGGGTAAATTGACACACGTATTTATTCGTCTCATCATGGTATTTAACTTTTGGTAGTCCATAATCCTATCAGATATACAAATTCAATTCCCGGAAAAGTAGAGAGATTTTGTAAAATGTCATGAAAAAAGGAAATGTGTTAGTTCCTTTGTAAtctatttaactgacaaaaaggATTGCAGCACTTTACAGATCAGTAATAAGTGGGAAACTTATTTCTAGTAACATTTCAACATGACCTCACTagtgttcttgtggctgaaagcAATCATATCCTCATCACAATGTACCAACATCCATTGTAAAACATTTCCCATAATATCAAAAGCTGTTAATAGAGCAAATTAACATTAACACCATTTCAAAAGACACTGAATGTGCAGGTGTCCACACGCTACTGATGTCTAGCCCAGGGATCACaatttttaccttcaaatggCAGCAACATATTTACATTCAAACAAAGTAAGTGTTTCTCTCATATAACTAAATAATGTAAGAAGAATGTCCCAGTGAATGTAAGTGTTAAGTTCTGTTAAGTTTATACACAATTTCAAATTAGTTACATGCCACTTTTGGATCAAAACCctacttttttattttcacaaaagCTAGGatgctgtgtaaaatgtaaattaaaacagatggtatgcaaataaaataaatcctaAATTTAATGGATAGTTATACAAAgacataattttaaatattgaaatgttgtattttttatttgcccattttgaatttgatgccagcaacatgttCCCAAATAGTAGTGACAGGGTCATGTTTACCACTCTTCTGCATCCCATTTTTTTAATACTCTAAGTGTTTGACAACTGAAGAGACAACAGTTATAGGATTTCAACTGCTCAACAACTCAGAGGCTGTCcatgtttttaatttcatattGCACCAAAGTTTTACAATGGGCGACAGGCCTAGGCTTGTTTGGCTCCCAGGCTCTTTTACTATGGATCTGTGCTGTTGTAATCCAGgcagaatgtggattggccTTGTTTTACTGGAATAAACAAGGCCTTCCCAGAAATGATGTCTGTATGGAAGTTGCTCCAGATCCTGTGTGCATAGTTcggcattaacagtgccttcacagatgtgttaGTCACTCATGACATTTGCACTAATGCACCCCGCAAACAATCATAAATGTTAGCTTTTGAATTGTGAGCTTATAAAAATCTGGATGatccctctcctctttagccAGGAGAATGCAGcatccatgaaaaaaaaaatcaaaattttGACTTCTTGGACCACAGGATATTTTCCTGTATGCAGCTTGGGCCCAGAAAAGGCAGCAGCGTCCctgtttatatattgtttctTATTTTCATTTGTGGATGCAACAACATGCCTGGTTCACAGACAATGGTTCTGGGAAGTGTTTATGAGCCCATGCAGTTATTTCCAATAGAgaaacattcattgtctgtatccagTCCAGAATCatggtggatctggagcctatccagaatcatggggcacaaggcaggaacatacactGGACGGGGGCCAATCCATACCAGAGCATCAGATACTTAAAGCTAAGAACATTATtaatagccagtccacctactaaAGTGTTTTGggctgtaggaggaaacccacacacatggGGAGGACATATTTGGGCTTTGTTCCATGCATCTAGAAATTTCtacagattctctgaatcttttagtAATATTATGTAACATAGATGACAAAACCCCTTTGTGCTTTACTACTATACACTAAGAAAAGATATTCTTGAATAGCAATATTTGACATGCAATCATTCATAGAATGGTGACCCCCTCCCCATTTAATCTTTAACAAACatttaatgtgtgtttggtTGTCAGAATCTGTCATCACCCATGCTACTactgaaaaaaatgcatataatAAATGCAAAAACTTACTTATCTATGGTTTGGGATAAACCAAGTCTTGTACTAAATGTTGCTTGCTAAACAGTCCAGGCTCAATTCTGACCCTGAATATTCTGGCCAATATCAGTCTGGACCACATATATTAATCAGAACAAGCTTAGCTGGACAAAGGCATGGATTATATCAAACCATGCTTGGTCATTGCTTACTGCAACTTAGTCAGATTAATGTGGAACAACTGGGGAGCACGTAAATATATTTAGTGATATTGCTATGCCCTGATAAAAAAATATGACTGATAAACATTATGAATGTAATTTGAAGAGCTGGCTGTTATGCTGATGTCACGTCGAACTGGGAGAACCCAGGCCATGATATGTTTTCATCCTGCAGTTATTCTATCCTCTGGAACTCTTAATAGGAAAGGGCTTTGATTCAGAGCCACTGAGAAGCTGCAAGCATGCAATAATGAAGCCAAATTGACCACCGGTGACCTAAATTTGGACTTCATGCACACACTTACTTGGAAAACATCACGTGTAGGGCTGTtccatttcaaataatgaagttTGGGAGGGGACAGAGTGTTCTGACATATTCAGCAAACCAGAGTCATGTATCTTTTTTTGGAATGATTGGGCACGTGTGGCTATGAAAATTCTGTTCCCCTGACCTATATACTCTGAGGTCAGAGAGGTTAGTCAGATGTAGCTTGACATATAAGGCAGGTGTGTTCTGCAGAGCCACAGCAAATTccattgttcattttaaaggATGAAAACTGCTCAAAATCAAGAAACTATACTTTACATTTTGATCAAAAAGTAAGAGTTATACATATTTCTAATAATAGTAGGTgtattcaaaagtgtctgtaggtgtgtgtatgagtgaatgtgtgagcatgtgtcgCCATGTAAAGGAtatgtgccccctccagggcgtgttccctccttgtacccagtgattctggatagcctcaggacccactgcgaccctgaaatggttaagcagttacagacaatgagcgAATGAATAATAATGGCAGGCCACCAGAACTGTCTTCATCAGTTAAACAGCACCAAACCTTTCAACTCTAGAGAAAATCAAATTCCTTACTTTAgaacttggaaaaaaaaaaacacaggtacTTCAGGATAAAATTTCAATGTATGGTGACAACATAATGTTGTGAGTTTGCACAGATGTGGAGGAGTCCAGAAATCCATATTGCGAAAATGAAATGGACAAAAAATAAAGGAACATtacaaaagtaaataaaaaaataaatgctggTGATGGTTAGAGTTAAAATGTAACACTCGCCAACaatctcagtgttaatttaacactaatattgttgatttaacatgggtgaatttgctgtgttctcAGAAGAATGAACAGACCACCTAAAAGTCCAATACCTCAATATGTCCAATGCCAAACAACTCCAGCACCTCGAGGCCCTGTCTCCGAAGAATTGTGTAGtgccacaggatgctgttggctggatttATTCTTGCTACACTCATTCTAGCGATGACACTGAGGATTTTAAAAACTCTAATGATGAttacataataatattaaattagtaATTTATAATAGAAAATTAGAAGAAGAAAATTAAGCACTATATACCAGTAGTGCTGTAACTAATGAGCTCCCACAACTCCCAAATCAACAGATCATGACCAATCTTAACTTAGTAGGAATTGTAACAATGAATTGCTTTCATGCTTCCCCACCACTGTAGTGCCCCATTCATGCTGTGGTGAGGTCAAATCAGCGTAATCCAGGAACTAGATTTTTAGATGATTAGATTATTCAGTGAATTTGTCAGTGGAATTTACAATAGAGTTTTATTACATAAACATACACTGACATTTAACAATGTTTATTCCTTGTCCTGTATAATGCCTTTTTCTGAGATTTGAAGGTTTTCTTCCAACTGTAATAATATGTTTTGTCAAACTATTCCTTTATAAATTGCTCTCCATCTCATGGAAGGTTTAGTAATTAGCCCATAATTTAAGTCACATTAAGGTGTGTTAAATCTGAAGAACAATTATCCCTGTAGCATAATGGCCCTCCAAAACTGGACTATGACATGATATGGGGTTATGAAAACTGTGTGACAGAAAGGGAGACAAATTTAGCTTTCAGTACCATGGAGCAAATGCTGCTGCTTCACTCAGGATTTATCAGGGGCTTTAGTTTTTTTCAACACATCATTCAGGTTGTGCTACAGTAGCCACATAAACAAGTACATGAACATGCCTTCCACCTTCATGCTGATGCTAAACTGGACACTTAGACTGAAAAAGTGTGTAACTTTTTAATAAGGCTATCACAGGTACGGTCAGATGAGTTCACTGATGGACTCAGTGATATTTGCATGATATCACTGTTAAATTAACTGTACTTTGCTAGCATTTCAATAAATGTGCAGAGGAGGAAGGCGCTGATTATTTAATATGTCCTTTTATATGAAGAAAGAGTGTAATGAAAGTGTCCTGAAGGAAGCAAGGCAAATGGCAAACGAACAAAGCCACATGTGGTTTAAATCACatgtatttgtgtatatatatatatatttttttttaatcaggccTAACTTTCCAGCATTAACTGAATACAACAATACAACATCAAATGAAAATACACTTCTCTTATTGGAAAATATATAACACTGTCTCAACAAATGATTTATGaataatgtaattttttattttggtcTGTGTTATTGTTGGTGTGAAAGTATTATAAATACCATCATGTGGTAAGACTCTTAATGAGACAAACTGAAGCAAATGTACTCTTATACATTTATGGTTAGATCCTGCTGCAAACAGCTGTTTCATTCATGAAAGCACCCGCAAGCTCATATTTCTGTCTATTAAATTACACAAAATGGAAAATCATTTTTTGTGCTGGCAAATGTATACAATTATTATATAACATGCAACAACCATTAAAATATCAATGTTTTATCACACTGGTTTAAGCAAACCAGAATGTGTCACCAAGTTGGTCATTTTTTTCATCttaggaataaaaaaaaacatacaaatatatgCTTTCATTCGGTATGTAATTTAATCTGTGTAGTTGCAAAGCCATCATTATTGAGAAAAGGAAAGCCAAACAAACAGAGGAGGTTCTCAGAAAAAATGGACTGTTTGTGATTACTTGGAACTTCTTTGAGTTTGAAAGACTGAACACTGTTTGAAGAAAGGTTGAACAAAGTTTGGACACATGGTAATATaatgcaaaaatatattataatttaagTATGCTTAAGGGGCTCTGACTGTATATCTGTGTATGTGCAGTAtataaagtgtatatatataagacAGTATCATTCAGGTGAAATTGTAATGGGTGACACAGTGGCTTGGGGGTTAGCATATTCACCTCTCAGCTCTGCAATCTTGTTCAGTTCTCATCTGGGTGAAGTTTccatgttcttcctgtgtctgcatgggtcttCTCTGGTATCTCCAtccattttcctcccacagtctgaaaCATGGACTTTAGGTGAATTGGTGATTCAACTGTCCTGATGCGAGTGAATCAGTGTGTAtgtggatgaatgtgtgtatgcccagatatggatggtCACTCTCTCCTGGGTGAACCCTCAGTTGTCCAATGTAGTCCTTGCGGTggatggtcgttcctggttgagaatAGGTTATGCATGTTTGGATGCCATTTCTCGCCAGTGTGTATGTTGAATGACTGTTTTGACTGGATATGTGGTGGATTGTAGTTATGTAATGTACATCAGTGCAGTAATGTGTGTTCACATATTCTGACTCAATTACAATGACCTTTGAGCTCCTCTCATGAAGTGAATGTCCTCCCCTTACTCTCTTTACCCCAACTTCCACTCAGGACAAGCCTAATTGGATATTATTAAATTCTGAGTTAAATTCTGTATGAGAAGGCACTGACCTAGTTTAGATTCATTTTTCTGCTCTGGAAAGTATGAAGAAGATgattatattgtgtgtgtgtgtttgtgtggtccaGCTATAACCATTATATGGGGACCAAACTCTGTTTTCATGCTTATATTGTGGGGGCTTCCTTAAAGGGGAGCAAATTAATGTCTGCATAACACATCACTATATTTTAAGGTAAAGGTGTTTTAAGCTTAggcttaaagggaacatctacaacTGTGGTTAAGTGTAGTTATTTCTGGTTGTTTGCATTCTGAGACTAAGCGTAATGGCATTATTGTTGGTGGAGGGGGGGTCAACTGTTGTTTttatgtggatgaagtttaactaagtTAAAGTTTAAGTTTTAagttttaattcagtttaaattagcacagaaactcatttgtaactcgagttgtttactTTTGTAACACTTACACTAATGCAGCCGTCTCCCTAATTTTGAgacctttccaccttaagtgatccaaaacagagaaattaagtcaatattacccacctatggggcAGTATAGAGAAATTataagcaatatcctcatttctgtTCTTGCTTTTCAACGTTTAGAGGTCTCTAAAtatactccagatgcctctgccatgagcagagagagagagagagagagaaagactggcATAGTCTTTGCACTCATTTAGACACCGgggtttgtaaacacatcagactgtTTTCCAGCAcagaaaacagactggagagttagcaaATGGCAAGTAAACatcttctgaaataaaattaaaaagatttttgattGCAATCGTGAACTACGCCTTTAAGGTTAAGATAAGATTAGACTTAGTTGCAATTATGGTTAAGTTTACGGTaaatctccacaaaatgaatggaagtctatgtaatgtccagTTAAAcaatggaggtgtgtgtgtgtgtgtgtatgtgtggtgttaAATGCTTCAGGCCAGCCAAGAACATTGATCAAAGAGGCGCTCAACTCAAATCCAGTGAAACCTTGACGAGACACGAGCCTTGATACGAGATATGAGCCGTCTCTCTGTCGATTGTTGCTTTATGATGCAAGCTGAGATCTAAGTTACGAGCGAGCGAGCCGCCACTAGGCAGCCCAGTGAGcgttcagttcacttggttatcttgcCATGCAAGCATCTCTTTCGTATCGCTTGtttttgtagcattaagtgtgtagcgaGTAAGTTAAGTGATAGAGCACAAACAGGAAAACTCCCCCAACCTCCTCTGTCAATCTCCTCCTCCTCGCCAGCATATTTGTCTGAATATAAAAGGTAAACacacttaatagaaccagtttatttctttatattctcttttattatgtattattattaaaaattggCATGGTTTTTGGGGGGCTGGAATGGATTAATAGcatttcattttaatggggaGATTTAATTTGATATACAGCAAATTGAGTTACAAATCTGGGTCACAGAACTaattaaactcgtaagtcaagTAAACTCGTAAGTTAAACTCATAAGTATTACTATATTGcaatttaataatataaatattatcaaAACGACTAAAAGTGTATGTGTAATTGCACATGAACAAGTTACCATACTCAGTAATTGTGCAGGCAAAATAAgagtaaacatttaaaaaggcaCTCAAATTATCCACCTGATAGATCTGTGTTTTAGCTCCTGTTAATTGTCAGTGGCATAGCCATGGCAGTTTAAACAACCTGAATATAAACAGCTACTATTAATACTTAGACATGACACAGGCAAAAGGGAAAATAAGAACAGCTCAGCAAGAGACGGAATGGAAGTAGTCAGATCACATTCTTCTGTTTGTTTAGAGAACattctgtaatatttaaaatggtttaaaatgcATATCATATCATGCTGCACCACATAATTAGTAAGAAATTCTAAGAAGTCTTTCAATTTGTCCATCAGAAAAAAAGTATGTTAATCATCCATCCAATTGCTTAACGTAGTGACTTGAAACACAGAATATAACAttagaaacacagaaacacagaatataacattagaataaacacaaacagattcaTTATGAGATGATTATAGTAACACAACTTTGTTTCTCATTGTTTTGCAAAGCAGGTGTTAAAAAGGTGCTGCTCAAGAAAGGGCTTGTAAATAGTTAATAAAGTGATATGtagtttgtcattttatttgcgTGTCATCCCAAGATCAGAGTGTGACGTTAATTACGGCTGTCAGCAACACCCCACTGGTGATGAGTTATTTTTAGGAAAACAGGTGGAAATGAttgtctgtaaaaaaaaatataaaacaatgcaGATTAGATCAGTTTTAGAGACAAAACAAGCACAACATTCCAGTTCTTCTCTGTTCCACCTAAGTAATAAGCAGTTGGTGGCTGGAGGTTGTAAGATGACTGGGAGCTGACGCATGATgcaaattaaatgttttgttccTCTTTACCCTATGTTTGCACATCTTGTGTTTGTAAACACTCCCAGTTGAGCGGtgctctcggtctctctctctctctttctctctctctctctctctctctctcacacacacacacacacacaccattatattctagtctgtttgtgtgtacataaataaatctaaaaattaaaatttgtaGTATTTGATCAAATCACTCTGATATTCTGTCTATAAGAACTACCACACTTAAAAAATAGCTGttacaattattataaaataccgTAATATCACACAGAACGAAGCACACAGCTAGCACCTCACACAATTTCAGAATTGGTTTGTTACGGAAAAGAAAACAATTTTTTTCAGATTCTGCCTTATcctctcttttttattattattttgctgtACTTTACCAAACCTGGTCATCTACTTTTTCTAATAAAAGTGGCCACTTGAAGTGTCTTTCCTCAGGAAGAGTAGACTACTATTCCTGCAAGCTCATGTATTCATCAGGCAAATCAGGAGATAGTCCTACTCACACTTGATGTGCCCTTaataacagagacagacacttaTTCTTGATCTTGTTTCTATAAGGAGAGTTCATTAAATGTTCACTGTACCTAATGGGGAGTCTGAGGCCTGTTACATAgctggatttgtgtgtgtgtgtttggtgtgagtGATGATGTTCAGGTCACAGCTGCAGTGGGTTTAGAGAATTGTTTTGGTGTTCTTTTCCCAACATGTCCTGCTGTCTCAGCTGCTCAGGTTAAGCTGAATGTAGCCTTGGCTCCGGCATCATATCACTGTTTCACTGTTTGTCCCTAAACACAGCTCAGTGTGCTTGGAGGTCACGCGACAACTTCTAGCTCCTGAGAATCTCCTCATTAGTctcagcacaaactagccatctgtaaaatctccatgtTACAGCAGTGGTCAAAATTtattttatccgactcacaacat from Hoplias malabaricus isolate fHopMal1 chromosome 3, fHopMal1.hap1, whole genome shotgun sequence carries:
- the glulb gene encoding glutamine synthetase → MATSSSARLSKAVKQQYMELPQGDKVQAMYIWIDGTGEGLRCKTRTLDAEPKSFEDLPEWNFDGSSTYQSEGSNSDMYLIPKAMFRDPFRKDPNKLVLCEVLKYNRKPAETNLRRTCEKIMGMVENQHPWFGMEQEYTILGIDGHPFGWPSNGFPGPQGPYYCGVGADKAYGRDVVEAHYRACLYAGVQICGTNAEVMPAQWEFQVGPCEGISMGDHLWMARFILHRVCEDFGVVVSFDPKPITGNWNGAGCHTNFSTKEMREEGGLRHIEEAIEKLSRRHQYHIRAYDPKGGLDNARRLTGHHETSNINEFSAGVANRGASIRIPRSVGQDKRGYFEDRRPSANCDPYAVTEALIRTCLLSEEGEQPVEYK